One region of Nerophis lumbriciformis linkage group LG10, RoL_Nlum_v2.1, whole genome shotgun sequence genomic DNA includes:
- the rps27l gene encoding 40S ribosomal protein S27-like, whose product MPLAKDLLHPSVEYERRQHKKKRLVQSPNSYFMDVKCPGCYKITTVFSHAQTVVLCVGCSTVLCQPKGGKARLTEGCSFRRKQH is encoded by the exons TTGGCCAAAGATCTCCTCCATCCTTCCGTTGAATATGAGAGAAgacaacacaaaaagaaaagacttGTTCAGTCTCCCAACTCCTATTTCATGGATGTGAAGTGCCCAG GCTGCTACAAGATCACAACAGTGTTCAGCCATGCCCAGACAGTGGTTTTGTGTGTGGGATGCTCCACAGTGCTATGTCAGCCTAAAGGAGGAAAAGCCAGACTCACAGAAG GTTGTTCTTTCAGGAGGaagcaacactaa
- the LOC133612705 gene encoding isocitrate dehydrogenase [NAD] subunit alpha, mitochondrial isoform X1, which produces MAGNALRSAIVNLLRKWRLSINGQDKFKANEVPRVAAALKKDTRMFSSGMQTVTLIPGDGIGPEISTAVMKIFEAAKVPIQWEERNITAIKGPGGKWVIPSDAKESMDRNKMGLKGPLKTPIAAGHPSMNLLLRKTFDLYANVRPCVSMEGYKTPYADVNLVTIRENTEGEYSGIEHVIVEGVVQSIKLITERASQRIAEYAFEYARNNKRASVTAVHKANIMRMSDGLFLRTCREAAEKHKDIKFTEMYLDTVCLNMVQDPSQFDVLVMPNLYGDILSDLCAGLIGGLGVTPSGNIGTNGVAIFESVHGTAPDIAGKDLANPTALLLSAVMMLRHMGLHDHARRIETACFNTIRDKKVLTGDLGGSSKCSEFTEAICQQVGDIE; this is translated from the exons ATGGCTGGGAATGCGTTGAGGTCAGCG ATTGTTAATCTACTAAGAAAGTGGCGTTTATCGATCAATGGCCAGGATAAATTCAAGGCAAATGAA GTGCCCCGGGTGGCAGCCGCCTTAAAGAAGGACACCAGAATGTTCTCCAGTGGG ATGCAAACTGTTACTTTAATACCGGGTGATGGAATTGGACCAGAGATCTCCACCGCTGTCATGAAGATATTTGAAGCAGCAAAG GTACCTATTCAGTGGGAGGAAAGAAACATTACAGCCATCAAAGGGCCTGGAGGGAAGTGGGTGATTCCTTCAGATGCCAAAGAATCAATGGACAGAAACAAAATGGGCCTGAAag GTCCTTTGAAGACGCCAATCGCTGCAGGTCATCCCTCCATGAACCTCCTGCTGAGGAAAACCTTTGACCTCTACGCCAATGTGCGCCCTTGTGTTTCTATGGAGGGCTACAAGACGCCCTACGCGGACGTGAACTTAGTCACCATCAGGGAGAACACAGAGGGAGAATACAGTGGGATTGAACATGTG ATTGTTGAGGGCGTGGTGCAGAGTATTAAGCTCATTACGGAGCGAGCAAGCCAACGCATTGCAGAGTATGCGTTTGAATATGCCAGAAACAACAAGAGGGCCAGTGTCACGGCTGTCCATAAGGCcaacattat GCGCATGTCAGATGGGCTCTTCCTTCGAACGTGCAGAGAGGCTGCCGAAAAGCACAAAGATATTAAATTCACCGAGATGTACTTGGATACTGTGTGCCTCAAT ATGGTGCAGGACCCTTCACAGTTTGATGTTTTGGTGATGCCAAATTTGTATGGAGACATCCTGAG TGATCTTTGTGCTGGGCTTATTGGAGGACTTGGAGTGACCCCCAGTGGAAATATCGGCACCAATGGTGTTGCCATTTTTGAGTCT GTTCATGGAACTGCCCCGGATATAGCAGGAAAGGACTTGGCCAACCCCACCGCCTTGCTGCTCAGTGCGGTCATGATGCTGCGCCACATGGGCCTGCACGACCACGCCAGGAGGATCGAAACTGCCTGTTTTAACACCATTCGAGACAAAAAG GTTTTAACCGGAGACCTCGGAGGATCTTCAAAATGCTCAGAATTCACAGAAGCAATATGTCAACAAGTGGGAGATATCGAGTAG
- the LOC133612705 gene encoding isocitrate dehydrogenase [NAD] subunit alpha, mitochondrial isoform X2, with the protein MAGNALRSAVPRVAAALKKDTRMFSSGMQTVTLIPGDGIGPEISTAVMKIFEAAKVPIQWEERNITAIKGPGGKWVIPSDAKESMDRNKMGLKGPLKTPIAAGHPSMNLLLRKTFDLYANVRPCVSMEGYKTPYADVNLVTIRENTEGEYSGIEHVIVEGVVQSIKLITERASQRIAEYAFEYARNNKRASVTAVHKANIMRMSDGLFLRTCREAAEKHKDIKFTEMYLDTVCLNMVQDPSQFDVLVMPNLYGDILSDLCAGLIGGLGVTPSGNIGTNGVAIFESVHGTAPDIAGKDLANPTALLLSAVMMLRHMGLHDHARRIETACFNTIRDKKVLTGDLGGSSKCSEFTEAICQQVGDIE; encoded by the exons ATGGCTGGGAATGCGTTGAGGTCAGCG GTGCCCCGGGTGGCAGCCGCCTTAAAGAAGGACACCAGAATGTTCTCCAGTGGG ATGCAAACTGTTACTTTAATACCGGGTGATGGAATTGGACCAGAGATCTCCACCGCTGTCATGAAGATATTTGAAGCAGCAAAG GTACCTATTCAGTGGGAGGAAAGAAACATTACAGCCATCAAAGGGCCTGGAGGGAAGTGGGTGATTCCTTCAGATGCCAAAGAATCAATGGACAGAAACAAAATGGGCCTGAAag GTCCTTTGAAGACGCCAATCGCTGCAGGTCATCCCTCCATGAACCTCCTGCTGAGGAAAACCTTTGACCTCTACGCCAATGTGCGCCCTTGTGTTTCTATGGAGGGCTACAAGACGCCCTACGCGGACGTGAACTTAGTCACCATCAGGGAGAACACAGAGGGAGAATACAGTGGGATTGAACATGTG ATTGTTGAGGGCGTGGTGCAGAGTATTAAGCTCATTACGGAGCGAGCAAGCCAACGCATTGCAGAGTATGCGTTTGAATATGCCAGAAACAACAAGAGGGCCAGTGTCACGGCTGTCCATAAGGCcaacattat GCGCATGTCAGATGGGCTCTTCCTTCGAACGTGCAGAGAGGCTGCCGAAAAGCACAAAGATATTAAATTCACCGAGATGTACTTGGATACTGTGTGCCTCAAT ATGGTGCAGGACCCTTCACAGTTTGATGTTTTGGTGATGCCAAATTTGTATGGAGACATCCTGAG TGATCTTTGTGCTGGGCTTATTGGAGGACTTGGAGTGACCCCCAGTGGAAATATCGGCACCAATGGTGTTGCCATTTTTGAGTCT GTTCATGGAACTGCCCCGGATATAGCAGGAAAGGACTTGGCCAACCCCACCGCCTTGCTGCTCAGTGCGGTCATGATGCTGCGCCACATGGGCCTGCACGACCACGCCAGGAGGATCGAAACTGCCTGTTTTAACACCATTCGAGACAAAAAG GTTTTAACCGGAGACCTCGGAGGATCTTCAAAATGCTCAGAATTCACAGAAGCAATATGTCAACAAGTGGGAGATATCGAGTAG
- the lrrc61 gene encoding leucine-rich repeat-containing protein 61, whose amino-acid sequence MDTKRDKEQDAEVDKITAGLLKSHSGEFDLESILFLKFRGLGIHDLGCIGECMSLERLDLSGNNIVNLAPLSPLRLLSVLNLSANRISNLEPLHSCENLQNLNLAGNIISSIENLLCLQSLRKLESIRLNDNTYNYSNPVCRNASYKAIVFEMFPNIKVLDGERVVGRGSDLYQLCKDIDDTIKAGQYKNGQLVEHHDCKPWVEDTYWEIKRSNNAIVEESYKQFNDVLHECRLLNNRATHVITQTERSMSLKKQPKQYAI is encoded by the exons ATGGACACAAAGCGAGATAAAGAACAAG ATGCAGAGGTGGACAAGATAACCGCCGGACTGCTCAAGTCGCACTCGGGGGAGTTCGATTTGGAGTCCATTCTGTTTCTCAAATTTAGGGGTCTGG GAATACACGATCTCGGATGTATAGGAGAGTGTatgagtttggagagactggaccTCTCTGGGAATAATATTGTCAATTTAGCTCCTCTGTCGCCCCTGCGGCTGCTTTCTGTCCTCAATTTGTCCGCCAACAGGATTTCCAATTTAG AGCCGCTGCACAGTTGTGAAAATCTACAGAATTTAAATCTGGCGGGTAATATCATCTCCAG TATCGAGAACCTTCTCTGCCTTCAGTCTTTAAGAAAGCTCGAAAGTATTCGCCTCAACGACAACACGTATAATTATTCTAATCCAG TGTGCAGGAACGCATCCTACAAGGCCATAGTCTTTGAGATGTTCCCCAACATCAAGGTGCTCGACG GGGAGAGAGTGGTTGGACGTGGAAGTGACTTATACCAGCTATGCAAAGACATCGACGACACTATTAAAG ctgGTCAGTACAAGAACGGGCAACTTGTTGAACATCACGACTGCAAGCCATGGGTGGAGGATACTTATTGGGAAATAAAAAGGTCGAACAATGCCATTGTGGAAGAATCCTACAAGCAGTTTAATG ATGTTCTTCATGAATGCCGACTCCTAAACAACAGAGCTACTCACGTCATCACCCAGACTGAAAGGTCCATGAGCCTCAAGAAGCAGCCAAAGCAATATGCCATTTGA
- the dnaja gene encoding dnaJ homolog subfamily A member 4 yields the protein MVRETGFYDLLGVGPKASADEIKKAYRKLALKYHPDKNPNEGEKFKLISQAYDVLSDPKKRDLYDQGGEQAIKDGGMGGGSSPMDIFNMFFGGGGGRMQRDRRGKNIIHQLSVSLEDIYNGSTRKLALQKNVICEKCEGYGGKKGTLQKCSNCKGRGVQIKVQQIGPGMIQQIQSMCGDCHGQGESFSAKDRCKNCNGHKVERKKNILEVHIDKGMKDGQKITFHGEGDQEPDLEPGDVIIVLDQKDHSNFKRSEDSLVMKMNIKLVESLCGFRKAVNTLDNRTLLISSLPGEVIKNNDTKLVQNEGMPIYKSPYEKGQLIIKFEVEFPEKNWLPEHLMYQLERLLPPREDVLIADDTEEVELCDVDERTQQRNNRAAYEEDEGSPRSGVQCQTQ from the exons ATGGTTCGCGAAACCGGCTTCTACGATCTTCTGGGTGTCGGTCCAAAAGCATCTGCCGACGAGATAAAGAAAGCCTACAGAAAATTGGCCCTGAAATACCACCCAGACAAGAACCCCAACGAGGGAGAGAAG TTTAAGCTTATATCCCAAGCGTATGACGTGCTTTCGGATCCCAAAAAGAGGGATCTGTACGACCAAGGAGGGGAACAGGCAATTAAAGATGGCGGCATGGGTGGAGGATCATCCCCCATGGACATTTTCAACATGTTCTTCGGCGGAGGAGGCGGAAGGATGCAGAGAGACAGGAGAG GGAAGAACATTATCCACCAGCTCAGTGTTTCACTTGAGGACATTTACAACGGCAGCACAAGAAAGCTGGCACTCCAGAAGAATGTCATATGTGAAAAGTGTGAAG GCTATGGTGGTAAGAAGGGTACCTTGCAGAAATGTTCCAACTGTAAAGGTAGAGGAGTGCAGATCAAAGTACAGCAGATAGGACCAGGCATGATTCAGCAGATTCAAAGCATGTGTGGAGATTGTCATGGTCAGGGCGAGTCTTTTAGTGCTAAGGACCGCTGCAAGAACTGTAATGGGCACAAAGTAGAACGCAAGAAGAATATTCTTGAAGTCCACATTGACAAAG GTATGAAAGACGGTCAAAAAATTACATTTCACGGGGAAGGTGACCAGGAACCTGACCTGGAGCCTGGTGATGTCATCATCGTGTTGGATCAGAAAGATCACAGCAATTTCAAACGAAGCGAAGACAGTCTGGTAATGAAGATGAACATTAAACTTGTGGAGTCCCTGTGTGGATTCCGCAAGGCCGTCAACACTCTGGACAATAGAACACTCCTCATCAGCTCACTACCAG GTGAAGTAATAAAGAACAATGACACAAAGCTGGTGCAGAACGAAGGCATGCCGATATATAAGAGCCCTTACGAAAAGGGCCAACTCATCATCAAGTTTGAG GTGGAGTTTCCAGAGAAAAACTGGCTCCCAGAGCATCTCATGTACCAGCTGGAAAGGCTGCTTCCTCCCAGGGAGGACGTGCTGATAGCCGACGACACAGAGGAGGTAGAACTCTGCGATGTGGACGAGCGGACGCAACAGCGGAACAACAGAGCGGCGTATGAGGAAGACGAGGGCAGTCCCAGAAGCGGCGTGCAGTGTCAGACACAATAA